Part of the Pseudoliparis swirei isolate HS2019 ecotype Mariana Trench chromosome 3, NWPU_hadal_v1, whole genome shotgun sequence genome, gtgtgtgtcgtcaggACACTTAAGGCACTTAAATGTTCACCACATGGCATGTTATGTAAAACGAGATTATCCCACAGACCCAAACAAACGTGGAGACAAaagacccacaatgcattgtggCCCTCGTAAACTGATCGGATCCAGGGTCAGCCATTAACTTCATGATTATGACTATGAGGAAGTTTGGATGTCGTTACTTCCTCCAGGGGAGCCAATGAgctcacagcaacaacaacatccaaTCAGCCGAGAGGACGCGGCGTGACTCAACACCGCCATCTGGCGGCGGCTGGGTGTAACTGCTGCAGGAGGTGACGCCAGAAAACAATGAAAACCAGGAAGTACGTCGCGCTTCTCTCAGCATGTCGAGGTGTCCATCAGCTGCTGCCAATACTCCATGAACCAGGCGACTTGTGTGAGGTTCACGGTTCTTGGGCttctatgttgttgttgttgttgttgttgtgatctaACTGGATGGGTGTGCACAGTGAGTCCAGCTGTGTGGAACATACATACTCCAGGTTTCAAGAGGTCATGTTGTGAACACGTTGCCGACAGGAAGTCCTGCAGCTGAATCCCAGCTCACATTCCAGAGCAGCGACGTTAAAGTGGAGCAACAGGCGCGAACACGCAGCATCAAATGTGCAAATATTTACTCAAACTTATTgcactttttaccttcgcattgaaaatgcggaaggttatgttttgatcgccgtgtatttatttatttgtatgcgtgttcctcgcataactaaaaaagtttaaaaccgaatcgcatgacatttggtgggatgattggttattatccggggaccatttgataagaatttgggatcgatcgggtcaaagctcaaggtcatgaaaaggtcaaaatgttctttttaccatagcacggttaatttttatccaattggcaactaatgccaacatgttcataattcaatgcccaatcttgtgatatgcgaaggtatgcgctctaccgagtgcccgttctggtCTTTACATGCAGAGATGTAGGGACGATGAGTCACAGACCTGAAAGTTTATCATTATGAATGCATCATTAATATGAATGAagaccacctgtgtgtgtctcccagtgcacacacacacacacacacgggtcatgtgactggtgtctgaataaaacatgttgcagcttgcacaaaaaaatataaataaatcaaggaTTTGATTAAAaggtaaaaatattttttgaattcatTACTTCTCCGAGGAAAACCTTGAGAATCATTGAAACccgacaacacaacaacatcacagcaacacatcacaacaacacaacacacatcacaacatcacaaaaacacaccattacaacacacatcacaacaacacatgaCAGCAACACATCACAACATCAGAACAACACAAcatcctgcagacacacagcagagaTGAGATGCAACAACCGCAGAATAACTGGTTGCACTCGAGATgcacagccgtgtgtgtgtgtctgtgtgcgtctctgtgtgtgtgtgtctctgtgtgtgtgtgttgacgggACGTCGGTAAGTTTTCTCCTCGAGTTTGAGGGAAAACGAAAATCACTTTGATTTTTGAATTATTCATCCCTCCTGAGGTTTATGGTCCATACGGAGCTCTTCTTCTgcgtgggttgtgtgtgtgtgtgtgtgcctgtgcgtctgtctgtgtttgtgtgtgtgtgtctatgtgtgtgtgtgtctgtctgtgtctgtgtgtaacagagaagaagaaacaagagaCCAAATGTTATTAATTTGTTTAACGTACGAGAGTTATTCAACATCAACTTGAGTCTCTACCCCTCTCCCTGGAGGCCGAGTAGTGTAACGGGTCATTATGACATAATTAGCCTAATCTGATTCTGAATAATGATATgtagtgttgcattgtgggatttcTGCCCTCGTCACTGACCACAGGATCAGTAACTGAaggtcctctctctccccctccctctttttccCGTGACTCTGATGACCGACCCCCCCTGAACGTGACGCGGCAGCAGCTGACTCTTCGGGGAGGTGATGACACCCGCCGGCTGAGCTCCGCCTCTCGTCCTCGGGGGGAAATGTCCGCGCtcactttttaaattacaaaGATCTAATTTCTAACCCTGAAGGTTTCTGGACCCGAGCAGCAGAACCAGGACCGGCTGGGACCAGATCCacccagaggtcacatgacgtcatcgGAACCGCCTCACTCCCACTTTAAAGAGGTTACTTCACTTCTTACAGAGATCTGCTTCTAATACCACGAGGCAgatccatttaaaaatgttttaatgaacaCGAAGAGGAAACATGAGAGCGGAGAGCAACACTCAACGTGAAGACTTGAGATGCAAACGAGAGAAACGACCTCTAGAAACAAACAGCACGTCTGGATTTAAATTCTCAAAAGAATTTatataatatctaaatatatatataacaaaatgtatatataatataatatttaacaaaatgtatatataatatatataacaaaatgtatatataatatataacaaaatgtatatataatatatatatattataaaatgtatatatatatatatcatatatatatagatataatatatttaatctgCTGCTTCCTTTTATAATCAAATCCTGGTTTTAAGtgtgttatgaatattatatataattcagGTTCTGTTGAGAGAAAAGGATGCAAACGATAGCAACGACCTCTAGAAACAAACACGTCTGGATTTAAATTCTCAAAAACCGAATCAAATTCgtcgttttttgggggttttgtgcAAACGTGTGAATCAAAGAAAGTCAGATGAATCTAAAGAGAAGAACGTAAAACTAAAAACACGAGGTTTATAgtcctggagaggaggaggagagacgggagaggagattCCACGTGTTCCTCCGGGCGGTGGCTGTCGGAGGTACTGCACGGGAGGAAAGTGGGCGTTTCCCTTAGTCTGTTGGGGGCGTCGCCGGACGAGGCTCACATCGGTCCGCGGGTTTCGGTTATCGGTCCGTGTGTGAGAACTTTCAACTAAAATTTCTAGCTTCCTTTCAGCCGTCATGTCCATGACATCACAACTGGATGTCCTCACCGTGGTCCCCGGGACTTATGTTGTCACCAATTTGACGGTCCTTTCCTTGaaaaaggtggaggaggggaacGCCGTGGAGGGCAGAGCGAGACGCCGCCCAGTGGGAATGTAGTGAGGGGAACAAAACAGAGGGACAGATCTCGGGGTTTTAAGGGagcgttgtttttcttcttcaaaccgTTACATGAGGATTATTTTCCTAGAAGACAGAAATGAGGGCAAAGACACCGTAGAGGAGGCCGCACGGGTACGCCACCAGCAGCTGCTGCCCGTCCATGGCCAACGCCGAGATGAAGATCTTTGAGGCCGAGAGGCTGCACCAGCCGATGATGGCCGCCGTGAGGATGATGCCCACCATGCCcctagaggacgagaggagaagcACACCCATCAAACATCCACAATCATGCCCACCGTGCCcctagaggacgagaggagaagcACACCCCATCAAACATCCACAATCATGCCCACCGTGCCcctagaggacgagaggagaagcACACCCATCAAACATCCACAATCATGCCCACCGTGCCcctagaggacgagaggagaagcACACCCATCAAACATCCACAATCATGCCCACCGTGCCCCTAGAGGACGTGAGGAGAAGCACACCCCATCAAACATCCACAATCATGCCcctagaggacgagaggagaagcACATCCCATCAAACATCCACAATCATGCCcctagaggacgagaggagaagcACACCCCATCAAACACCCACAATCATGCCCACCGTGCCcctagaggacgagaggagaagcACACCCCATCAAACATCCACAATCATGCCcctagaggacgagaggagaagcACACCCCATCAAACACCCACAATCATGCCCACCGTGCCcctagaggacgagaggagaagcACACCCCATCAAACACCCACAATCATGCCCACCGTGCCcctagaggacgagaggagaagcACACCCATCAAACATCCACAATCATGCCCACCGTGCCcctagaggacgagaggagaagcACACCCCATCAAACACCCACAATCATGCCCACCGTGCCcctagaggacgagaggagaagcACACCCATCAAACATCCACAATCATGCCCACCGTGCCcctagaggacgagaggagaagcACACCCATCAAACATCCACAATCATGCCCACCGTGCCcctagaggacgagaggagaagcACATCCCATCAAACATCCACAATCATGCCCACCGTGCCcctagaggacgagaggagaagcACACCCATCAAACATCCACAATCATGCCCACCGTGCCcctagaggacgagaggagaagcACACCCATCAAACATCCACAATCATGCCCACCGTGCCcctagaggacgagaggagaagcACACCCATCAAACATCCACAATCATGCCCACCGTGCCcctagaggacgagaggagaagcACACCCCATCAAACACCCACAATCATGCCCACCGTGCCcctagaggacgagaggagaagcACACCCCATCAAACATCCACAATCATGCCCACCGTGCCCCTAGAGGACGTGAGGAGAAGCACACCCCATCAAACATCCACATTAAGTGTTGCATCATCCCGTAAACACTCAATAAAAATGATTGAGCAACAAATTATCAATACAACAAACCCCTAAAGGCGAGATGCTACCTACTAGagacagtcagtcagagtcTAAAAGGAGCCTGTGTTTCAGTCCAGCTGTACTCACTGTAAGGAGAGGAGCACGGCGAAGCTGGAGAGGAGGATCATGGGTAGGAGGCAGTAGCCCAACACGCTGGCCACGCAGCCGAAGGACACGCCCGTCATGCTCATGAGGTTCAGCAGGCAGTACATGCCGAGGCAGCCGATGGCGCTGATACCGTAGACGTAGCCGAACTGGATCTTACCGGACTGTtgagagaaagacacacagtcAGGGAGatatatgcatgcatgtatgtgtatatatatatataaatacatatatatgtaacaaatgtatataatatataaatacataacataaatatataaaaattattAACATGTACTTATATTTAGGTATTCAAGTACTGATCCGAGTACTTCAATTAATATTAGTTCTAAAAATTAattagaattattttttttcattggaAATTTTTCATTTTGTGACTAACTAATTAAATATCCAACATTATgttatatttaaactaacagaGGATCACAGAGCTTACAGTAAATAACCTAAAATgagtcaaatgaatgagacaatagtttagattaaaagaataaacatttatgtcttttcagttacggtgcgttcacttacagcgcggaaaaatgtgcgagtattAAGAGCGTACGgtggcttatatttagagcgtctttctcttaaaagcatattaattatttaaaactcagtgtaaataaacatgattatagcaacatttccaggacttttctaaAACTTTGGGGATACAATTTTTCTCCAGATCTGGAAATAACCTCTTTTTAAATTCCCTGAgtcttccaggttttccatgagcccTGATGGATGAGAACACAGGAGGATTACCAGCAGCAGCGTGGCGCCGAAGGCCAGGCAGAAGACCATGGGCCCGGCCAGGTCCGTCTCGTTCATGATGCTGCCGTCGGCCGCCTTCATGGGGTGGAGCACCGTCAGCGTCTTCTGCCAGATGTGGTCGAAGTTGATTCCTAATTctgaaaagagaaaacacacgTCGGGAAACGTTAGATACCGAGATGAGCCGGTGgcaaaacatgaaaacaaaatgaGGGAGAGTTGtacacagggttcatacacatgctgaccaatggtttccatacatgaacaagtgagatgacgtatttaaactaacaatgaggatttcaaagcatacagtattttattttaacgtatttttaatttatttaaccaggaaattaATCACTGAGATAAAAAATGTCCTTTACAAGAGTATatgaccttaaatgactcaaatgaatgagacaataaacatttatataagtgtttattcattaaaaacaaactttaaa contains:
- the yipf5 gene encoding protein YIPF5 — its product is MAGFDNINTDFYQSSYSVDDQNQNQNQGYTNTEHPNNKQYDGQYDYSQPMGYSPPGMMAPQQPYTGQIFQPAQTYTPSPAQSMYGSGFDDEPPLLEELGINFDHIWQKTLTVLHPMKAADGSIMNETDLAGPMVFCLAFGATLLLSGKIQFGYVYGISAIGCLGMYCLLNLMSMTGVSFGCVASVLGYCLLPMILLSSFAVLLSLQGMVGIILTAAIIGWCSLSASKIFISALAMDGQQLLVAYPCGLLYGVFALISVF